The Bacteroidota bacterium genomic sequence GGAATGCAAACTCGGCAGAAGGGGTAAGTATTACAGCAGTTTCCTATTCCTATAAAGAAGTAAAAAAACTAGAATTTCAGAATGGAAGATATTTCACGGAGTCCGAATCACGAGGTGGTAGAGCAGTGGCTTTGATTGGTTCAAATTTGGCCACTAGTTTATTTGGGGAAGGTGACCCTGTAGGGAAAATTATAGAAATGAAAGGACGCAAATTGCGTATTGCAGGGGTCTTCAAAAAGGAAGGGGAGAGTATGTTGGGCAATAGTTTGGATAACCAATTAATGGTACCAATGGAATATGCAATGGGTTTCGCCAATTTGAATCAGGACAATCGCAATCCCACTATTTTAGTAAAAGGTCGAGAAGGTGTTGGGCTCGACCAATTAGAAAACGAACTTCAAGGCGATATGCGGGCTATCCGACATTTGAAACCGCAAGACGATCCCAATTTTGCACTCAATAAAATAACTTTATTAACCACCACGCTCGAAGGTTTTTTTGCAGCACTTACTATGGCAGGTTGGCTTATCGGAGGTTTATCCATTTTAGTGGGAGGTTTTGGAATTGCCAATATTATGTTCGTATCAGTTAAAGAAAGGACCAATCAAATTGGTATACAAAAATCCTTGGGAGCAAAAAATAGTTTTATATTATTACAATTTTTATCTGAGTCGGTTGTGCTGAGTTTGTTGGGTGGACTTATTGGTATCTTCTTGGTTT encodes the following:
- a CDS encoding ABC transporter permease, with the protein product MKTLLLSLRLMGEGVLFAFQSLWLNKLRSLLSVLGITIGIFCIILVFTITDSMVSNIKTSIQSLGNDVVFVQKWPWTFGPEYPWWKYMNRPQPQKEDLEKLDRKIGHMAYSAFTANLAPRTLEWNANSAEGVSITAVSYSYKEVKKLEFQNGRYFTESESRGGRAVALIGSNLATSLFGEGDPVGKIIEMKGRKLRIAGVFKKEGESMLGNSLDNQLMVPMEYAMGFANLNQDNRNPTILVKGREGVGLDQLENELQGDMRAIRHLKPQDDPNFALNKITLLTTTLEGFFAALTMAGWLIGGLSILVGGFGIANIMFVSVKERTNQIGIQKSLGAKNSFILLQFLSESVVLSLLGGLIGIFLVWLLTLAFKNVMPFEVTLGLNNILTGTFVSIIIGVVFGIIPAYNGSRLDPAEAIRTGI